In the Flavobacterium sp. J372 genome, one interval contains:
- a CDS encoding ABC transporter ATP-binding protein, with translation MTDKKIILSAENVSIGYATKKQITAVASGINIDLKEGTLTALIGANGTGKSTLLRTITGIQKPLAGSVTLNGKPLESYSNKTLSQQLSIVLTENLPPSNLTVYELVALGRQPYTNWLGKMSPEDYEHVNNALNLTETNHLANRRNYELSDGQLQKVLIARALAQDTPLIILDEPTTHLDLKHKVSLLQLLKRLAVDSGKSILYSTHDLDLALQVSDEIIVISVDKTVQSTPDNLMENNAFDTLFDGTSITFDKDKKGFIINPDNV, from the coding sequence ATGACGGATAAAAAAATAATACTATCAGCGGAGAATGTGAGTATAGGATATGCCACTAAGAAACAAATTACTGCAGTTGCATCAGGCATAAATATTGACTTAAAAGAAGGTACTCTTACTGCCTTGATTGGAGCCAATGGCACTGGTAAGTCAACACTTTTACGCACAATTACAGGCATCCAAAAACCGTTAGCAGGAAGCGTTACACTCAATGGTAAACCACTTGAAAGTTACAGCAACAAAACTCTTTCTCAACAACTAAGCATTGTACTTACCGAAAACCTCCCGCCTAGTAATCTTACTGTTTATGAGCTCGTTGCGCTTGGCAGGCAGCCCTATACCAATTGGCTCGGGAAGATGAGCCCGGAAGACTATGAACACGTCAATAATGCACTTAATCTTACTGAAACAAACCACCTCGCCAATAGAAGAAATTATGAACTGAGTGACGGGCAGCTTCAAAAAGTACTGATAGCCCGTGCATTGGCTCAGGATACGCCGCTCATAATCCTGGACGAACCCACCACCCATCTCGACCTGAAGCATAAAGTAAGCCTGCTGCAATTGCTTAAAAGACTGGCAGTTGACAGCGGAAAATCAATACTTTATTCAACGCACGACCTCGACCTCGCGCTGCAAGTAAGTGACGAAATTATTGTTATATCAGTAGACAAAACAGTGCAAAGTACACCTGATAACTTAATGGAAAACAATGCTTTCGACACTTTGTTTGACGGCACTTCCATTACTTTTGACAAAGACAAAAAAGGCTTCATCATCAATCCTGACAATGTTTAA
- a CDS encoding TonB-dependent siderophore receptor, translated as MAQEDTVVSLREVVVTDTQLRDFSTSQSVQKFNDSVITNNRPSLTNLLNYNSVIYFKENGPGMVSSPSFRGTTAQQTAVLWNGININSQLNGQTDFNTINTRDFNGISVRAGGGSVIYGSSAVGGSIHLDNELQFGNRFVNEARTEYGSFNTLGMNYNMQAGTERFTMQASASRNSSDNDFEYPNSKLKNDNGQYYNTSLNASAAYKLTNRQTLKFYSYMFDGERHFSRTLAAPSRSKYHDTNTRNLLEWEAVNSSSTSKVKLAHLTEKYRYFENYLNENHETGEAETWLARYDFTYRFARGLTLNAIADYTENTAEGTSILKEKRQTGSGSLLLKHKVSDKITYEGGLRKEIGNIYDSPLLFSLGGSYSPLSFYTLKFNASRNFRAPTFNDLYWLGSGNPDLKPETSYQAELGNQFNYKNATLTLTGYFIKLRDMLRWVPSGAQWSPENVGRVNTYGGEALLNWHESYGFGKFEVNGTYAYTVSHEDGNSLQLMYVPQHKGTASFGYSFKRISLFYRQLFTGKVYTTTDHSSNVDAYNVADAGIQYSFSLFGKLDVGIQVLNLYDKAYQNVTLRPLPGRNYNVYINLNF; from the coding sequence ATGGCACAAGAAGATACTGTTGTATCACTCAGGGAGGTTGTTGTTACCGATACCCAGCTTCGTGATTTCTCTACATCGCAGTCAGTACAGAAATTCAATGACTCTGTCATCACAAACAACCGCCCTTCGCTCACCAACCTGCTTAACTACAATTCTGTAATATATTTCAAGGAAAATGGCCCGGGCATGGTGTCATCGCCTTCGTTCCGGGGGACAACAGCACAGCAAACGGCAGTGCTTTGGAATGGCATCAACATTAATTCTCAGCTGAACGGGCAAACTGATTTTAATACTATAAACACCCGAGACTTTAACGGAATCAGCGTAAGGGCAGGGGGCGGCAGCGTGATTTACGGAAGCAGTGCGGTAGGCGGAAGCATTCATCTTGACAATGAATTGCAGTTTGGGAATAGGTTTGTAAACGAAGCACGCACTGAATACGGCAGCTTTAATACGCTGGGTATGAATTATAACATGCAAGCGGGCACAGAGAGATTTACCATGCAGGCCAGCGCAAGCAGAAACAGCAGCGATAATGATTTTGAGTACCCCAACAGCAAACTTAAAAATGACAACGGGCAATACTACAACACAAGCCTTAATGCATCGGCAGCCTATAAGCTTACAAATAGACAGACCTTAAAGTTTTACAGCTATATGTTTGATGGCGAGCGCCATTTTTCTCGTACGCTTGCAGCACCGTCACGAAGTAAGTATCACGATACTAACACCCGTAATCTTTTAGAATGGGAGGCCGTAAATTCGTCTTCCACGTCAAAAGTAAAGCTGGCACACCTAACCGAGAAATACCGCTATTTCGAAAACTACTTAAATGAAAATCACGAAACCGGAGAAGCAGAGACATGGCTGGCACGATATGATTTTACATACAGGTTTGCTCGGGGACTCACCCTTAACGCTATTGCCGACTATACTGAAAATACTGCGGAAGGGACAAGCATTCTTAAAGAGAAAAGGCAAACAGGCTCGGGCAGCTTATTACTCAAACATAAAGTAAGCGATAAGATTACTTATGAAGGCGGGTTACGTAAAGAAATCGGGAACATATATGATTCGCCGTTACTGTTCTCGTTAGGCGGAAGTTACAGCCCGTTATCATTTTATACATTAAAATTCAACGCATCAAGAAACTTCCGTGCACCGACTTTTAATGATTTGTACTGGCTCGGTAGTGGTAATCCCGACCTGAAACCCGAAACTTCTTACCAGGCAGAATTGGGTAACCAATTTAATTACAAAAATGCTACGCTTACACTTACGGGCTATTTCATAAAGCTTCGGGATATGCTTCGCTGGGTTCCAAGTGGCGCGCAATGGAGCCCTGAAAATGTAGGTCGCGTGAATACATACGGAGGTGAAGCGTTATTGAACTGGCATGAAAGCTATGGCTTTGGCAAGTTTGAAGTCAATGGTACATACGCATATACAGTATCTCATGAAGACGGTAACAGCCTGCAGCTTATGTATGTGCCGCAACATAAAGGCACAGCTTCATTCGGATACTCATTCAAAAGGATATCTCTTTTTTACAGGCAGCTGTTTACAGGCAAAGTATATACTACTACCGACCACAGCTCTAATGTTGACGCCTATAATGTAGCTGATGCAGGTATTCAGTATAGCTTCAGTTTGTTTGGTAAACTTGATGTCGGGATCCAGGTGCTTAACCTTTATGACAAAGCCTACCAAAACGTAACACTGCGCCCATTACCCGGAAGAAACTACAATGTCTATATAAACTTAAATTTTTAA
- a CDS encoding GDSL-type esterase/lipase family protein, producing MRINLWHILLCMMLCVNVSAQDTTAVVIDSVAVEDEGELVVGDNIITNASALKLFFEKLYYLDTQKAGKVNIVHIGDSHIQADLFTGVIRKTLQERFGNGGCGFTFPHNLARTNGGHYVRYNSNVSWESRRNIYEPNGTVVGLSGIGLYTEKNFAVEVNIRDSAYLFNTIKIITPGNKPTFDVATSSRIIVLESTVPKKITHRIKSGEVLGSIAEKYGVGVSAIKKLNGLKSDNIRAGKTLRIPTNEMEAKQVKRSEFIPLELTADAFANYYHSDEPLSKIYLLPGQKANTYNLNGLVLEKDDAGLIYHSIGVNGAKASDYNKYQLFFEQLPALKPDLIVVSFGTNESFDKMSNEEYMAQLNKFLENVKAKNPEAAVLVMTPPPSLFNRRYPNTFAAGYAKNILMQETEKDYASWDLYSEMGGLFSVNRNAAKGLLSADKVHYSKAGYEKQGAMFSEAFMKAYDNFITNRK from the coding sequence ATGCGCATTAACCTATGGCACATATTGCTTTGCATGATGCTGTGCGTTAATGTTTCGGCACAAGACACCACTGCAGTGGTTATTGATAGCGTTGCTGTTGAAGATGAAGGCGAGCTTGTAGTTGGCGATAATATTATCACTAATGCATCAGCACTAAAGCTTTTCTTTGAGAAGCTGTACTATCTTGATACGCAGAAGGCAGGCAAAGTTAACATTGTACATATAGGTGACTCCCACATACAGGCCGATTTATTTACAGGCGTGATCCGTAAAACATTACAGGAACGTTTTGGTAACGGTGGCTGCGGTTTTACTTTTCCGCATAATCTGGCTAGAACAAATGGTGGGCATTATGTGCGTTACAACAGCAATGTGTCCTGGGAAAGCCGCAGGAATATTTATGAACCCAACGGTACAGTTGTTGGGCTAAGCGGAATTGGGCTATATACGGAAAAAAATTTCGCTGTTGAGGTAAATATCCGTGACAGCGCTTATCTTTTTAATACTATAAAAATCATTACGCCTGGCAACAAGCCAACTTTTGACGTGGCTACCAGCAGCAGAATAATTGTACTGGAATCTACAGTTCCTAAAAAGATAACGCACAGAATAAAAAGTGGTGAGGTGCTGGGCAGCATCGCAGAAAAATATGGTGTAGGTGTTTCGGCAATTAAAAAGCTAAACGGCCTGAAGTCAGACAACATTCGTGCCGGTAAAACGCTCCGTATTCCAACTAACGAGATGGAAGCGAAACAGGTAAAGCGGTCGGAATTTATTCCACTCGAGCTGACAGCCGACGCATTTGCCAATTATTATCATAGTGATGAACCTCTTTCAAAAATATACCTGCTGCCGGGGCAGAAAGCAAACACTTATAACCTGAATGGGCTTGTACTGGAGAAAGATGATGCCGGGCTTATTTACCACAGCATAGGCGTGAACGGTGCTAAGGCATCAGATTATAATAAATACCAGCTGTTTTTTGAACAATTGCCTGCGCTTAAGCCAGATTTAATAGTAGTATCATTCGGTACAAATGAGTCGTTCGACAAAATGTCGAATGAAGAGTATATGGCACAGCTCAATAAGTTTCTGGAAAATGTAAAGGCAAAAAATCCCGAAGCAGCAGTACTGGTAATGACGCCGCCACCATCTTTGTTTAATCGCCGCTACCCCAATACATTTGCTGCGGGGTATGCAAAAAACATCCTGATGCAGGAAACAGAAAAAGATTACGCAAGCTGGGACTTATATTCTGAAATGGGCGGGTTGTTCAGCGTAAACAGGAACGCTGCCAAAGGTCTGCTTTCGGCAGACAAAGTACATTACTCTAAGGCAGGATATGAAAAGCAGGGCGCTATGTTTAGTGAAGCATTTATGAAGGCGTATGATAATTTTATAACAAACAGGAAGTAG
- a CDS encoding YceI family protein, which translates to MASNHWVIDPAHSEIHFKIRHLVISNITGAFTKFEGRFVTGEHDNFNDAYFTIQMNVYSIDTNNRQRDEHLKSADFFDADNYPVIEFLSTSFTHIEGDKHKLVGDLTIKGITKEVVLDVLFGGTAKDGFGIDRAGFEITGNINRNDFNIHANDVTEAGGLVLGEVIKLHANVQFTNVKE; encoded by the coding sequence ATGGCAAGCAATCATTGGGTTATAGACCCGGCACATTCTGAAATACATTTTAAGATTCGCCATCTGGTAATTTCAAATATTACAGGCGCTTTTACAAAGTTTGAAGGGCGTTTTGTTACCGGTGAGCACGATAATTTTAATGATGCTTACTTTACCATTCAAATGAATGTGTACAGCATTGACACCAATAACCGCCAGCGTGATGAGCACCTGAAATCTGCCGACTTTTTTGACGCCGATAACTATCCGGTAATTGAATTTTTATCGACATCATTTACCCATATCGAAGGTGATAAGCACAAGCTTGTAGGCGACCTTACAATAAAGGGCATTACAAAAGAGGTGGTGCTTGACGTGCTTTTTGGCGGGACTGCAAAAGATGGCTTCGGGATAGATCGTGCCGGATTCGAAATTACAGGCAATATCAACAGGAATGATTTCAATATCCACGCCAATGATGTTACCGAAGCGGGAGGCCTGGTGCTTGGCGAAGTGATTAAGCTTCATGCCAATGTGCAGTTTACAAATGTGAAGGAGTAA
- a CDS encoding iron ABC transporter permease produces the protein MHSARQHSILFIFLAIAFLLLFAVNISVGAVSVPIKDVVTSLTGNGASKSAWEYIVVNYRLPKAITAIIAGMGLSVSGLLMQTLFRNPLAGPDVLGLSSGASLGVAFIILGAGLLPASIAVTFLSPYGMVLASVFGSVVVLLAVLLVAQKLRDTMAILIVGLMFTSFTGAVVGVLTYFSSAEQLQKFTYWSLGSLGSLPAENIIILAVTCLIGLLLAAVCIKPLDALLLGERYAQSLGINFKRTRLIIILATSLLAGSITAFAGPIAFVGLAVPHMARLLFRTGSHLVLFWATLLLGGIVLLGCDTISQLPGEFTLPINAVTSIIGAPVVIWLLLRKNRMMV, from the coding sequence TTGCATAGCGCCCGGCAACATAGCATCCTGTTTATTTTTCTGGCAATAGCCTTCCTGTTGCTTTTTGCGGTAAATATTAGTGTGGGCGCAGTTTCAGTCCCTATAAAAGATGTTGTGACGAGCCTTACGGGCAATGGCGCTTCAAAATCAGCATGGGAATATATTGTTGTTAATTATCGCCTGCCAAAAGCCATCACTGCAATCATTGCCGGAATGGGTCTGTCTGTAAGCGGCTTGCTTATGCAGACGCTCTTCCGCAACCCGCTTGCCGGGCCCGATGTGCTGGGGCTTAGCTCCGGTGCAAGCCTTGGTGTGGCATTTATTATTTTGGGTGCAGGGTTGCTGCCTGCAAGCATTGCCGTAACTTTTCTGTCGCCATATGGGATGGTACTGGCATCCGTGTTCGGGAGCGTGGTTGTTTTATTGGCAGTACTACTCGTGGCACAAAAGCTTAGGGACACCATGGCAATATTGATTGTCGGCCTGATGTTTACCAGCTTTACAGGTGCGGTTGTGGGTGTGCTAACGTATTTCAGCTCGGCTGAACAGCTACAGAAATTCACGTATTGGTCGCTCGGCAGCCTGGGCAGCCTTCCTGCAGAAAACATTATAATACTGGCTGTTACATGTTTAATAGGTTTGTTGTTGGCAGCTGTGTGTATAAAACCACTCGATGCCTTGCTTTTAGGCGAACGCTATGCGCAAAGCCTCGGTATCAACTTTAAGCGTACCCGCCTAATAATCATCCTTGCAACCAGCTTGTTAGCCGGGAGTATAACTGCTTTTGCAGGGCCTATAGCTTTTGTGGGGTTGGCGGTACCGCATATGGCTCGCCTACTTTTCAGGACGGGGAGCCACCTTGTATTGTTTTGGGCGACACTACTTTTGGGCGGAATTGTTTTGCTGGGGTGCGACACAATCTCACAACTTCCGGGGGAGTTTACTCTGCCTATCAATGCAGTTACATCAATAATCGGCGCGCCGGTGGTTATCTGGCTGCTTTTGCGTAAAAACAGAATGATGGTATGA
- a CDS encoding FecR family protein, with the protein MNEDNKLAKWLSGEMTDAELKEFAASPEFETYEKIKKYSAELAAPAADLESTYTQIAAKRNKPAAEPKVRRLWLPQIAAVLVIALGLTWFLTKDNGVSQMAANGTRTEFLLPDNSEVVLNAGSEADFNESGWSDKREVKLKGEAFFKVAKGKTFDVVTPMGTVTVVGTQFNVKARESRFEVVCYEGKVKVAYKGKIVYLLPGDGVAYQDNAPVAIPDDAKTQPGWINNQAEFVSEKPESVIYELERQYNISIELPADITEPFTGTLPTDNLDNALDAFATPYHLKPVKKGEKIILTSE; encoded by the coding sequence ATGAACGAGGATAACAAATTAGCGAAATGGCTCAGCGGTGAGATGACAGACGCCGAACTAAAGGAGTTTGCCGCTTCGCCTGAATTTGAGACATACGAAAAAATAAAGAAATATTCGGCCGAACTGGCAGCGCCTGCCGCTGACCTGGAGAGTACTTATACACAGATTGCTGCTAAACGCAATAAGCCTGCCGCTGAACCTAAAGTGCGCCGCCTGTGGCTTCCGCAAATAGCTGCCGTGCTCGTGATTGCTTTGGGCCTTACATGGTTTTTAACCAAAGACAATGGAGTATCTCAAATGGCTGCTAACGGAACGCGTACAGAATTCTTGCTGCCTGATAATTCAGAAGTTGTGCTTAATGCAGGCTCTGAAGCTGATTTTAACGAGAGCGGCTGGAGCGATAAGCGTGAGGTAAAGCTGAAAGGCGAGGCTTTCTTTAAAGTGGCGAAAGGCAAAACGTTTGATGTGGTAACACCAATGGGTACCGTAACCGTAGTGGGCACGCAATTTAACGTAAAGGCACGTGAGTCAAGGTTTGAAGTGGTATGCTACGAAGGAAAAGTAAAGGTGGCATATAAGGGAAAAATCGTATATTTACTACCGGGTGACGGTGTTGCCTACCAGGATAATGCGCCTGTGGCAATACCCGATGATGCGAAGACGCAGCCGGGGTGGATAAATAACCAGGCTGAATTTGTAAGCGAAAAGCCTGAAAGCGTGATTTACGAACTGGAGAGGCAATATAATATTTCAATTGAACTGCCTGCCGATATTACAGAACCATTTACAGGCACATTGCCAACTGATAATCTAGATAACGCACTTGACGCTTTTGCAACTCCGTATCATTTAAAACCCGTAAAAAAAGGAGAGAAAATCATACTGACGTCTGAATAA
- a CDS encoding ABC transporter substrate-binding protein, producing MKKSLIAFVLLISAFAVSCKKDAVEKAVAPTGINTIKHAKGLEIYRHDGYSIVKVTAPWPDAKESFTYVLHKQGAALPDSLKNYTAVQVPIKTIAVTSTTHIPSLEALGAEKTLVAFPNTKYVSSLKTRALIDSGKVKEIGTNESINIEMMIDIAPDAMVAHSISSDNKTFNDLMQSGIKVLYNGDWTEQTPLGKAEWIKFFGALYDKNDEAEAIFNKIEQDYDEAKKLAQNAPKRPTVLCGAMYQDHWYLPQGNSWAGYFLNDAHSQYLWADSKGTGSLNLSFETVFEKAKDADFWIGPSEYTTFAEMEKGNPHYAEFKAFKNKNVYSWSSKKGPTGGLIYYELAPNRPDLVLKDLVKIFHPELLPNHTLQFFDKLK from the coding sequence ATGAAAAAGAGCCTTATCGCTTTCGTTTTACTTATCTCTGCTTTTGCTGTTTCCTGCAAAAAAGATGCTGTTGAAAAGGCAGTTGCCCCAACCGGCATTAATACAATAAAACATGCCAAAGGCCTTGAAATATACAGGCATGACGGTTATAGCATCGTAAAAGTTACAGCGCCATGGCCTGATGCTAAAGAGAGCTTTACTTATGTGTTGCACAAGCAAGGAGCAGCGCTTCCTGACAGCCTTAAAAACTATACTGCTGTGCAAGTGCCTATTAAAACCATTGCAGTAACATCTACTACACATATCCCTTCATTGGAGGCGCTTGGAGCCGAAAAAACCCTTGTCGCTTTCCCTAATACCAAATACGTATCATCTTTAAAGACAAGGGCTTTAATTGACTCCGGCAAGGTAAAAGAGATTGGCACGAATGAAAGCATCAATATAGAAATGATGATTGACATTGCCCCTGATGCCATGGTAGCACACAGCATCAGCAGTGATAATAAAACATTCAACGACCTGATGCAGAGTGGTATTAAGGTTTTATATAATGGCGACTGGACAGAGCAGACACCGCTTGGCAAAGCTGAATGGATAAAATTTTTTGGGGCGCTGTATGATAAAAATGACGAAGCTGAAGCGATTTTTAATAAGATTGAACAAGACTACGATGAGGCGAAAAAACTCGCTCAGAACGCTCCGAAAAGGCCGACAGTGCTATGCGGCGCAATGTACCAGGACCACTGGTACCTGCCGCAGGGCAACAGCTGGGCAGGATATTTTTTGAATGATGCGCACAGCCAATATCTTTGGGCCGACAGTAAAGGCACCGGCAGCCTGAATCTGTCGTTTGAGACCGTATTTGAAAAGGCAAAAGATGCTGATTTCTGGATTGGCCCGAGCGAGTACACAACGTTTGCGGAAATGGAGAAAGGCAATCCGCATTATGCTGAATTTAAGGCATTCAAAAATAAGAACGTGTACAGCTGGAGCAGCAAAAAAGGCCCCACAGGCGGATTGATTTATTATGAGCTGGCCCCCAACAGGCCTGACCTTGTACTGAAAGACCTTGTAAAAATTTTCCACCCTGAGCTGCTGCCAAACCACACGCTGCAGTTTTTTGATAAGCTTAAATAA
- a CDS encoding RNA polymerase sigma factor — MTKISLTGICAEAVFANFFKSHAKALRNYLFYKYGNEEQAEDATQEAFIKLWENCEKVPLEKAKSFLYTVANNTTLNKIAHQKVVLEYAKNSTVKSSTPESPEYILEEEQFKIKLQKAIEKLGEAQRTAFLLNRIDGKKYHEIAEMLGISVKAVEKRIHIALTELRKEIEGFR, encoded by the coding sequence ATGACCAAGATTTCATTAACAGGGATTTGTGCCGAAGCAGTATTTGCCAATTTTTTTAAAAGCCACGCCAAGGCATTGCGCAATTACCTGTTTTATAAATATGGTAATGAGGAGCAGGCTGAAGATGCCACGCAGGAGGCTTTTATAAAGTTGTGGGAGAACTGTGAGAAAGTGCCGCTCGAGAAAGCAAAGTCTTTTTTGTACACTGTTGCCAACAATACCACGCTAAACAAAATTGCCCACCAGAAAGTGGTGCTCGAATATGCTAAAAATTCAACAGTAAAATCTTCAACACCTGAAAGCCCCGAGTATATTCTTGAAGAAGAACAATTTAAAATAAAATTGCAGAAAGCCATTGAAAAGCTTGGTGAGGCACAGCGCACCGCTTTTTTGCTGAACCGCATTGATGGCAAGAAATACCATGAGATTGCCGAGATGCTTGGCATTAGTGTAAAGGCTGTTGAAAAGCGTATCCATATAGCGCTGACAGAATTACGCAAAGAAATTGAAGGCTTCAGGTAG
- a CDS encoding TonB-dependent siderophore receptor, which yields MELKKILETIEEQHKVKFSYIENEVAAHKLPAPSPLMPLKAKLVYIEKRTGLVYKETGEGYLTLYTPIKFREPTVCGYLVDEYGEPIENVSILIDSIGTITSEPDGFFEFPAAVKGSVLLSRDGFRNASYSVNSFTGDCKKIILKAEYHLLEEVVMERYIAAGISLGRDGTFVIKPKQFGILPGLTEPDVLQTMQQLPGIGSVDETVSNINVRGGTHDQNLFLWNGIRLFQTGHFYGLISALNPNLAYNVKISKNGTSAFYGESVSSVVDISSHSDEIGNSRTTIGTNMINADFYTRLKINEDADIDISARRSFTDFIELPTYSKYSKRIFQNTIVTQLNNSQDVTYRSDKEFYFYDFTGQYHQKIGEKHDVFVNFIGIKNTLDFTEGNLFSTRNSSLSQLSLGATAAWKARWKENFGTEGSIYFSRYNLEGSNREADVNGVLAQENNVSDLGLRLAGNRRLSDEIMLHAGYQLNRTSIENFEATNLPSTETLRTSLTAHALIAEGEYTSPDELLYIRGGVRANYISEFSMILPEPRLQLKYAMGPDWTIEALGELKSQTASQVVEFQDDFLGLEKRRWILADNNDIPVQKSMQVSAGVSYRYDGWLLSFEMFNKDVKGITTGGQAFQDALENVSATGSYNVQGTEFLIQKQFEGFYAWLTYTWNNNNYEFPDFTTYKFPNNLEINHTLNSAVTYELYNVKVALGAKWFTGRPVTTPVGTSPSITPSGTRILYGRPNENNIEDFFQMNFSATYLWELNKKTSLQFGVSVLNILNKQNIINRYYRLNADNGAIEVVNTYSVERTPNALIRLNF from the coding sequence GTGGAGCTGAAAAAAATACTGGAAACCATTGAAGAACAGCACAAGGTAAAATTCAGTTACATTGAAAATGAAGTGGCTGCCCATAAACTTCCTGCCCCTTCTCCCCTTATGCCGCTAAAGGCAAAGCTTGTTTACATAGAAAAACGCACAGGCCTGGTATATAAAGAAACCGGTGAAGGCTACCTTACGCTGTATACGCCTATAAAATTTAGGGAACCCACTGTTTGCGGATACCTTGTTGATGAATATGGAGAACCTATAGAAAATGTATCTATACTTATAGACAGTATTGGTACAATTACCTCTGAACCCGACGGCTTTTTTGAATTTCCTGCGGCTGTAAAAGGCAGTGTGCTCCTCTCGCGTGATGGCTTCAGAAATGCCAGCTACTCCGTTAACAGCTTTACCGGCGACTGTAAAAAGATAATATTGAAAGCCGAATACCACCTGCTTGAAGAGGTGGTGATGGAACGATACATTGCTGCCGGTATCTCACTGGGCAGGGATGGTACGTTTGTAATAAAGCCTAAACAATTCGGTATCTTACCGGGCCTTACGGAACCTGATGTTTTACAAACCATGCAGCAGCTCCCGGGTATTGGCAGTGTTGACGAAACCGTTTCAAACATTAATGTACGCGGCGGCACGCATGACCAAAACCTTTTCCTGTGGAATGGCATAAGGCTCTTCCAGACGGGGCATTTCTATGGGCTTATTTCAGCGCTTAATCCCAACCTTGCTTACAATGTAAAGATTTCCAAAAACGGCACATCAGCGTTCTATGGCGAGAGCGTATCAAGCGTGGTGGATATTTCGTCACATTCAGATGAGATTGGAAACAGCAGGACAACCATTGGCACCAATATGATCAATGCCGATTTTTATACACGCTTAAAAATAAATGAAGATGCTGATATAGATATATCTGCCCGGCGCTCATTTACCGATTTCATTGAGCTGCCTACATACAGCAAATATTCAAAGCGTATTTTTCAGAATACTATAGTTACGCAGCTCAACAATAGCCAGGATGTAACGTACCGTAGTGACAAAGAGTTCTACTTTTATGACTTTACCGGGCAATACCACCAAAAGATCGGTGAAAAGCATGATGTTTTTGTTAATTTCATCGGTATAAAAAATACGCTTGATTTTACTGAAGGTAATTTATTTTCTACACGCAACAGCAGCCTGAGCCAGCTAAGCCTGGGAGCCACCGCGGCATGGAAAGCGCGGTGGAAAGAAAACTTCGGCACTGAGGGAAGCATTTATTTTTCACGCTATAATCTTGAAGGCAGCAACCGCGAGGCTGATGTAAACGGCGTGCTGGCACAGGAAAACAATGTAAGTGACTTAGGTTTGCGGCTTGCAGGCAACAGGCGGCTTTCAGACGAGATAATGCTGCATGCGGGCTACCAGCTAAACCGTACCTCTATAGAAAACTTTGAGGCAACAAACTTACCTTCCACCGAAACATTGCGTACATCGCTTACCGCACATGCGCTGATTGCTGAAGGCGAATATACCTCGCCCGACGAACTGCTGTATATACGCGGCGGTGTACGTGCCAATTACATCAGCGAATTTTCAATGATATTGCCCGAACCCCGCCTGCAGCTTAAATATGCAATGGGGCCTGACTGGACTATTGAAGCTTTAGGCGAACTTAAAAGCCAGACCGCCAGCCAGGTAGTTGAGTTTCAGGATGACTTTTTGGGGCTTGAAAAACGGCGCTGGATATTAGCCGATAATAATGATATACCGGTACAAAAGAGTATGCAGGTATCTGCAGGCGTATCTTATAGGTATGACGGTTGGCTGTTGTCTTTCGAGATGTTCAATAAAGACGTGAAGGGCATCACCACTGGAGGGCAGGCATTTCAGGACGCTCTGGAGAACGTTTCTGCAACAGGCAGCTACAATGTTCAGGGCACAGAGTTTCTCATCCAGAAGCAATTTGAGGGCTTCTACGCATGGCTTACCTACACATGGAACAATAACAATTATGAGTTTCCTGATTTTACAACGTATAAGTTCCCGAACAACCTCGAAATAAACCACACCCTAAACAGCGCAGTTACTTATGAGTTGTATAATGTGAAAGTCGCGCTCGGTGCTAAATGGTTTACAGGACGGCCGGTTACCACCCCTGTAGGCACATCGCCATCTATAACCCCATCCGGAACAAGGATACTGTATGGCAGGCCTAATGAAAATAATATTGAAGACTTCTTCCAGATGAACTTTTCTGCAACCTACCTTTGGGAACTTAATAAAAAAACAAGCCTGCAATTCGGGGTATCTGTGCTTAACATTCTCAATAAGCAGAACATAATCAACAGGTACTACCGACTAAACGCTGACAATGGCGCAATTGAAGTAGTAAACACCTATTCGGTTGAAAGAACGCCGAATGCGTTGATTAGATTAAACTTTTAG